The nucleotide window GCAAGCGCGCATGGACGCCCTGCAGTGGCTGCGCCAGGGCGACGCCGTTACCCAGGGCACGGCGGCGCTGCTGCTGGCCATGTCGGTGGCCAGCTGGGTCGCCATCCTGTGGAAGTTTTATCTGACCGCGCGCGCGCGCCGCGACGTGCCGCGCGCGGCCGCTGCCTTCTGGCAGGCGCCGGCACTGGCTGACGCAGCGGCGCGCGTGGTGCCCTTCGATCGCGCAGCGCTGCTGCTGCCGCTGGTGCAGGCCGCCGTGCAGGCCCGCGCGCCCGTGGCGGGCGTGGCTGGCCTGGCCGGGCAGGGCGGGCTGGAGCAGCGCCTGACGCGCAGCCTGCGCGGCGCGCTGCACGCCGTGCTGGCACGCCTGCAATGGGGTCAGGTACTGCTGGCTACGATGGGCTCGACGGCGCCCTTCGTCGGTCTGCTGGGCACCGTCTGGGGCATCCACCACGCGTTGGCGGCGCTGGCCGGCAATCAGCAGATCACCATCGAGCGCCTGGCCGGCCCGGTGGGCGAGGCGCTGGTCATGACCGCCGCCGGCCTGGCCGTGGCCATTCCCGCCGTGCTGGCCTACAACTGGTTCGGCCGCTCCATCGCCAACATCGAGGCCGAGCTGGAAGGCTTCGCCCGCGACCTGCGCGCGCTGCTGCTGGACGGTGGCGCCACCGTCCAGCAGGATTGATATGGCCTTCGGACGGCTGGAGCGTGCGCGCGGCAACGAGCCGATGAGCGACATCAACGTGACGCCGCTGGTCGACGTCATGCTGGTGCTGGTGGTGATTTTCATCCTGTCCGCGCCGCTCTTGGCCGGCAGCATCCGGCTGCAACTGCCGCGTGCGGATGGCGCGCAGGCAGCAGCTGCCGGCGGGGCGCAGCCCATCAGCGTGGCGCTGGACGCCGCCGGCCAGGCCTACGTGCAGGACCAGCCCGTGCTGGATGACGCCCAGCTCGCCGAGCGCCTGCGCGAGCTGGCCGCGCGCGCGCCGGATGCCGAGATCGCCCTGCGCGCCGACACCGCCGTGCCCTACGGCCGCGTGGTGCAGATCATGGGCGCGGCGCACGCGGCCGGGCTCACGCGCATCGGCTTCGTCACCGAGCCGACACGCGAGGGCGCCGCGCCTGGACAAAAACCATAGCAACAGGCGATTGATACACGCCGACTGAAGGCCTGTTTGGCTGATATTCGCCCTGGCACCGCTGCGCTGGGCGGCTGACCCCGGCGCCGGACCAAGCGCCTAGAATCCTGCGCCAACAGCGCCGCGCTAGCCCAGCCCGGCCCGGCCCGCGATTCATCTTCCCTCCCGCCATGCAAGACAAATACAGCCCCGCCGAGGTGGAGCGCGCTGCGCACGCCCACTGGAACGCCCGCGACGCCTACCGCGTCACCGAAGACGCCGCCAAACCAAAGTTCTACGCCTGCTCCATGCTGCCGTATCCCAGCGGCAAGCTGCACATGGGCCACGTGCGCAACTACACCATCAACGACATGCTCACGCGCCAGTTGCGCATGCAGGGCTACAACGTTCTGATGCCCATGGGCTGGGATGCCTTCGGCCTGCCGGCGGAGAACGCAGCGCTCAAAAACAAGGTGCCGCCAGCGAAGTGGACCTGGGACAACATCGCCTACATGAAGCGCCAGATGCAGGCCATGGGCCTGGCCATCGACTGGAGCCGCGAGATCGCCACCTGCGACCCGCAGTACTACAAGTGGAACCAGTGGCTGTTTTTGAAGATGCTGGACAAGGGCATCGCCTACCGCAAGACCCAGGTCGTGAACTGGGACCCGGTGGACCAGACGGTGCTGGCCAACGAGCAGGTCATCGACGGCAAGGGCTGGCGCACCGGCGCGCCGGTGGAAAAACGCGAGATCCCCGGCTACTACCTGAAGATCACCGACTACGCGCAGGAGCTGCTCGACCACGTGCAGCTCGGCGGCGACAAGGCGACGCTGACCGGCTGGCCCGACAAGGTGCGGCTGATGCAGGAGAACTGGATCGGCAAGTCCAGCGGCGTGCGCTTTGCCTTCACGCACGACATCAAGGGTGCCGACGGCCAGCCCATCCAGGGCGGGAAGATGTACGTCTTCACCACCCGCGCCGACACCATCATGGGCGTGACGTTCTGCGCCGTGGCGCCCGAGCACCCGCTGGCGCTGCACGCAGCAGCCGGCAACGCGCAACTGGCCGCCTTCATCGAGGAGTGCAAAAAGGGCGGCACCACCGAAGCCGAGCTGGCCGCGCGCGAGAAGGCCGGCATGCCCACGGGCCTGAACGTCACGCACCCGCTCACCGGCGAACAGCTCCCCGTCTGGGTCGGCAACTATGTCCTCATGGGCTACGGCGACGGCGCCGTCATGGGCGTGCCGGCGCACGACGAGCGCGACTTCGCCTTCGCCCTGAAATACCGCCTGCCCATCAAGCAGGTCATCCTGGTCGATGGCGAGGAGTTCGATTTCTCGCGCTGGCAGGACTGGTACGCCGACAAGGGCCAAGGCGTGACCATCAACTCCGACAACTTCAGCGGCCTGGGCTACCTGG belongs to Melaminivora suipulveris and includes:
- a CDS encoding MotA/TolQ/ExbB proton channel family protein, giving the protein MDALQWLRQGDAVTQGTAALLLAMSVASWVAILWKFYLTARARRDVPRAAAAFWQAPALADAAARVVPFDRAALLLPLVQAAVQARAPVAGVAGLAGQGGLEQRLTRSLRGALHAVLARLQWGQVLLATMGSTAPFVGLLGTVWGIHHALAALAGNQQITIERLAGPVGEALVMTAAGLAVAIPAVLAYNWFGRSIANIEAELEGFARDLRALLLDGGATVQQD
- a CDS encoding ExbD/TolR family protein; this translates as MAFGRLERARGNEPMSDINVTPLVDVMLVLVVIFILSAPLLAGSIRLQLPRADGAQAAAAGGAQPISVALDAAGQAYVQDQPVLDDAQLAERLRELAARAPDAEIALRADTAVPYGRVVQIMGAAHAAGLTRIGFVTEPTREGAAPGQKP